CCTTTTGCTCTTCGCCGTCGCCGAGCTGGGCATACCAGCGTCCGGTCTCGTCACGCCGGAACCCGGTGACGAAATCGCGCCGGACGATCGAGGAGCGGTGCAGCCGGACGAACCGTGTTGGGTCGAGCTCTTCCTCGAGCCTGGCGATGGTGTGATTGATCAACCAGCTGCGGCGACCGACGTGGAGCCGCATATAGTCGCGCTCCGCGGTGATCCGATCGACGTCGGCGGCGGCGAGGCGGACCAGGCCGCGCGGCTCGGAGACCCAGAATTCCTCGAGATGGCGCGAGGTCTTGGGCGCCGGCTCGCCGGCATCGTCTTCGCTCAAGCGGCCGCGTGCGCGGTCCACCGCCTTGGCGAGCCGCTCTCCGGAGACCGGCTTCATCAGATAATCGATCGCCTCGACCTCAAAGGCGGCCACGGCAAACGTGTCGAATGCGGTGACGAAAATTACCATTGGCGGTTTTTCGAGCGATCCGAGGGCGCGGGCGACCTCGATCCCGTCCATACCCGGCATTGCGATGTCGAGCAGCACCACGTCGGGCGTCAGCGCCTCGATCAGGCGCAGGGCGGCGGCGCCCTCGGACGCGGTGCCGGCGAGTGCAACGCCGTCGATGCGGGCAAGGAGCAATTGGAGACGTTCGACCGCGAGCGGCTCGTCGTCGACGATCAGGAATCGGATGGCGGACATGGTTACTCGAGAGGCATGGCAATGGTGACGCGGTAGCCGCCGTTCGGCAAGGCTTCATGGTGGCATTCGGCTTCGCGGCCGAAACGCGCGGCGAGGCGGTCGCAGACGTTGGCAAGGCCGACACCGGTTCCGTGCGCGGCACCCGCGGCGGGATCCGGTCCGCGATCATTCTCGACCCGAACGACCAGACGACCGGCTTCCTCCGAGGCCTCGATCGTCAACGTCACCTGATCGGTGGTGCGGGCGACGCCGTGCTTGATCGCATTCTCGACGATCGGCTGCAGGATCAAGGGCGGAACCTGGACCTGTTCGAGCGCCTTGGGAACGCGCACGGTGACTCGAAGGCGGTTGGGGAAACGCACTTT
The nucleotide sequence above comes from Sphingosinicella sp. BN140058. Encoded proteins:
- a CDS encoding LytTR family DNA-binding domain-containing protein — its product is MSAIRFLIVDDEPLAVERLQLLLARIDGVALAGTASEGAAALRLIEALTPDVVLLDIAMPGMDGIEVARALGSLEKPPMVIFVTAFDTFAVAAFEVEAIDYLMKPVSGERLAKAVDRARGRLSEDDAGEPAPKTSRHLEEFWVSEPRGLVRLAAADVDRITAERDYMRLHVGRRSWLINHTIARLEEELDPTRFVRLHRSSIVRRDFVTGFRRDETGRWYAQLGDGEEQKVGRLYLQNARELAGRA